The nucleotide sequence ATCATGTCGGGTGTTTCAAACATGGATCGCGTATACATGAATTCCCAGACAAATGTCGCTGATTTGGTCTTCATCATCGACTGCGCCAGCGGTTCTTTATTTTCCACGATCGAGACAATCCTGCCCTGAGGGCGAATCAGATCGACCACTCCCTCCCAGTGCTGATCGGTATTGTTAAACAACGCGATCGAATCGAGGTATTTCATTCCCAATGCTTCAATCTGCGGACGCAGGGGTTCATAGTGATTGACAACATGGTCGGCTCCCAGTTGCTTGACCCACTCTGTTGATTCCGGCCGCGATGCGGTTGCGATGACTGTCAGCCCGGCCAGCTTCGCCAGTTGAATTCCAATCGAACCCACACCCCCGGCCCCTCCGATAATCAACAGCGTCTCACCGGAATTGGCACCGTCCACATCCAGTTCCAGTCGCTCAAAAAACGCTTCATACGCCGTGATGGAAGTTAAAGGAATCGCTGCTGCTTTCGCGAAATCAAGCGACTGTGGTTTCGCGCCGACAATTCGTTCGTCGATCAGTTGAAACTCGGAATTACAACCGGGCCGCGTGATATCGCCGGCATAAAAGACTTCATCTCCCGGCTGGAACAGTTCCACTTCGGGACCCACAGCTTCCACAATGCCCGCGGCATCCCAGCCCAGTACTTTAGGTTCGGGCTCGATCTTGTCCTTCGGTGCCCGGACTTTGGTATCCACCGGATTGACGGCGATCGCTTTCACAGCCACCAGCAGATCCCGTCCCCCTGGCTGCGGTTTTTCCAGTTCCACATCCATTAACGATTCAGGGTCATCAATGGGCAGATAACGGGTCAGGCCAACAGCTTTCATATCAGTATTCCTTCTGCATGGTT is from Gimesia maris and encodes:
- a CDS encoding zinc-binding alcohol dehydrogenase family protein is translated as MKAVGLTRYLPIDDPESLMDVELEKPQPGGRDLLVAVKAIAVNPVDTKVRAPKDKIEPEPKVLGWDAAGIVEAVGPEVELFQPGDEVFYAGDITRPGCNSEFQLIDERIVGAKPQSLDFAKAAAIPLTSITAYEAFFERLELDVDGANSGETLLIIGGAGGVGSIGIQLAKLAGLTVIATASRPESTEWVKQLGADHVVNHYEPLRPQIEALGMKYLDSIALFNNTDQHWEGVVDLIRPQGRIVSIVENKEPLAQSMMKTKSATFVWEFMYTRSMFETPDMIEQHHLLNRVAEWIDAGKISCTANQVLSPINAANLREAHKTLEAGRTIGKIVLEGWD